The Candidatus Hydrogenedentota bacterium sequence AAGCGTGTACTACGAACAGCACGGATGAGTTGGGCTGAAATGGGCCACGAAGCGGCCCGAAGGGTCTCATAATCTGTCAGGCGACGGGTACGAACTCCGTCGCCGCCGTTCCCCCGGTCAGGTGGAAGAGCCGGTAGCCTTTCTCGGATGTTCCGTCGAAATTGTTGCGCGTTGTGCTGCAACAGGCCGTGGTGGTGAACAACACGCCTTCCTGCTCTTCAACCTGATTGCCGTGCCAATGTCCCGCGGCGGCCAGCTTCAGGGCGCGTCCCGCGAACACGGCCAAAATATCGTCCGCATTCCTGATGCGGTATTGGCGCGTATTCGGATTGAGCGGATGGTGGCAGAAGATCGCGATGGGCCGCTTCGCGTCGACCCGCGCAGCCTGTTCTTTCAGCCACGCGACTTCTTCGGGGCTCACGGTGACGTCGCTCAGCGCGAGTTCGCACGAGTTGAAGCCGATAAACGCCCAGCCGCCGTCTTCGTGGACCCAGTGCGGGTCTCCGAACACGCTCCGGTAATTGCCGAAGGGGTTGTCCGGCTGCATGGCGACATCGTGGTTGCCCGGCACGGCGAAATAGCGGGGCTTGAGCCGGTCCAGCGACGTCTTCGCGGCGGCCAGTTCTTCCGTCTGGCCCATGGTGGCCATGTCGCCAAGCGCGGCCACGAAGCGGATGCGCGCGTCGGCGTTGATGTGCGCCACCGCCTTGTCGAGCAGCGCCGCACTTGCCGTGTCCGTGACGTGCATATCGTTAATCGCGGCGAAGGTAAATGCTTCCGCGCCGCTGTCTTCGAGGCCAAAGGCCGTTCCAGCCGCACCCACGGCACAGCATGCGAGAAATTGTCTTCGCGATACGCGCATCGTTTGTCCCTCCCCGATTGCGCCCCCGATTGTGCAGCAATCCTCGTGCTCGTCTCCAGTCGGCGTAGTTGATTTCACGGCGGATACGGCGCATGATGCATCCGTCATGGGAGTGCGCGATTAGCGCGGGCGCATCTGGCGGAGGCGAGCCGTTGTGCCTTCCGAGTGGGTAGTATCGCTTGCGGAGGATTCCTATCATGCGAAACCGGGGGTTTACGCTCATCGAACTGCTGGTGGTCATCGCGATTATCGGCATACTGGCCGCTATTCTCCTGCCGGCCCTGTCCCGCGCGCGCGAAGCGGCGCGCCGTGCGAGTTGCCAGAACAACCTGAAGGAATGGGGTCTCGTCTTCAAGATGTACGCGTCGGAGTCCGACGGTGAGCGCTATCCGCCGCTTCAGTGCATCGACTACTACTTCAACAGCGGCGCGCTCGACCCGGTCCCGAATTTTGAGGCGGCCGCGGGCCCGCAGATCAACGCCATATACCCGGAATACCTGACCGACCCGGCGATCATGCTGTGTCCGTCGGATGCGGACGAAACGTTGGAGGACCTCGTGGACGCCAACGGCGCGCCGCTGTTTCTTTACAAGCCCGCGCGCGTCGACAGCAGCTACGCCTATCTGGGCTGGGTTCTCGACGGTCTGAACAGGGGCGACATCGAGGTCTCTCATTACACGCTGCTCCAACTTGGGTTGACTGCCATCAACCCGGATTTTCATCCGGAAAGGGGTCCCATCCAGTTGGCTGCGGCGTTGGACGCCGTGTTCGAGAAGGCCGCCACGTACGTCATCAATGACCAGGGCGAGCCGGCGCAGCGCGAGGCAGACAAGGATATCGACATCAGCACGCGCGACCCGGGTCCGGGTTACGGGAACGGCGGCGGCAACACGGTCTACCGGCTGCGCGAGGGCATTGAACGGTTCCTGATTACGGACATCAACAAC is a genomic window containing:
- a CDS encoding DUF1559 domain-containing protein — protein: MRNRGFTLIELLVVIAIIGILAAILLPALSRAREAARRASCQNNLKEWGLVFKMYASESDGERYPPLQCIDYYFNSGALDPVPNFEAAAGPQINAIYPEYLTDPAIMLCPSDADETLEDLVDANGAPLFLYKPARVDSSYAYLGWVLDGLNRGDIEVSHYTLLQLGLTAINPDFHPERGPIQLAAALDAVFEKAATYVINDQGEPAQREADKDIDISTRDPGPGYGNGGGNTVYRLREGIERFLITDINNPAATAQAQSTVFIMFDLIGTGAGVSSFNHVPGGCNVLYLDGHVDFIRYLPNAAGAIPPVLPTVADIIGAIAAA
- a CDS encoding metallophosphoesterase, which codes for MRVSRRQFLACCAVGAAGTAFGLEDSGAEAFTFAAINDMHVTDTASAALLDKAVAHINADARIRFVAALGDMATMGQTEELAAAKTSLDRLKPRYFAVPGNHDVAMQPDNPFGNYRSVFGDPHWVHEDGGWAFIGFNSCELALSDVTVSPEEVAWLKEQAARVDAKRPIAIFCHHPLNPNTRQYRIRNADDILAVFAGRALKLAAAGHWHGNQVEEQEGVLFTTTACCSTTRNNFDGTSEKGYRLFHLTGGTAATEFVPVA